A window of Bombus huntii isolate Logan2020A chromosome 12, iyBomHunt1.1, whole genome shotgun sequence genomic DNA:
GCAAAGTCAACGGGGGACAGGGaggtgtaaaaaaaaaagggagcGTTGTTTAATACACATTAGGGGTTGAGAAGCCCTAGCCGTTGTCAAGTGGCCACCAGTCACGAACTGTTTTATTGTGACACCTCCGGAGGGTGCTACAGATTTTCCAGCGGGACGAATCCGGAGGGTGTCATCGTGCGATCCCGATTAAATGATTAAATCTGCAATCGTGATCATTCGAGCGCTATTACCGTCCTATCTGCGTGGGAGCTAACTATAATTTCGCTTAGACTCACTGTCAATATGATCATAGAAAACAGTTGTTTGCAACGAAACAgctatataataaattattgaataGAGATAGTCATTGTTAAATGGTGGATGAACATGCGAATTCTGATGCATTTAAAGgaaatttaaagatgcaaaaatgCATAGTACGCATATAAAAAGTACAATATTCGttataataaagtaaatataCGAAGTGCATGAATATCCGCAGTACAGCCATTACGTTATTGTGTCAAGAATGTCAGATAATTGTATAATTTGATAGAATTGATTCATTAGACGAATGTTTATTAAATGAACTGAAGCACGAAGTGACGAAAgaataatatatcattattttacgTATCCTAATGCTATTGAAAAAGAACGATAGTATTTTTAAACTTTACAGCGTGTTTGAGTGATTCGAGGAGAAAATGAAGTTCAGTATGCGTTTGATAACGTTGGCGATTAGATAAGGCACGAGTCGATGTTATTTATCGTTTAATTGTATGAGAAGCATGAGACATCTTCGAAACAGATGTTAATGGGATGAAACAGGAAGAAGGTGGAGAGAGATTTAGTCACAAGTCTCTATACACATGACGCACCGATAACGAAAGAACGATTTCATACAAAACTCTTCTTTCTTCATTGTTGTTGAATTAGACGACAGAACAAAGAACTCATTGCAGCTTGCTTCTGCAATTTCTGAATTTTCATATACGCAAAATGTAAAAAGGAGAGGAAATGAAATGTTAGTCATGATTTAAACATATCTGAACTTTGCTAAATACGAAAACAATGTTATGAGAGTGATTTAAAAGCGTATATCTTTTAACGCCACTATTAGAATCCCGCTTTTTAACTGTATCGACACCTTAATCTGAAAATAAAAGGCGTATAAGCGACACGTGCGTCACCCTTGAATGCAGTCGCGTGCCTTATTCGTAAAGTTCGAGgggtaattttttttttcattcttcgttAATCCATTATTGCGGCCGCGTATGGTCTGTGATACTGGTCCAACAGAGAAGTGTGGagaaatatgaataaataacGTCGATACGTATCTTTATACACGATGAATTCGTTTCTAGGAAAGTTTGTTGCGCGTAACATTTTGTATAGGAACCCGTATACAACGAAGatgaaaaatgagaaaatataaattatattcgaGTTTCGCGTAATTTATGGCTATATAAAGCTCATACGTCTATCGATAAATTCCCATCAAACTTATAAAAGCACCATAAAAAAAGCAGCAACTATGGTACAGTTAGAAAATGTCGTATGGGGTGAGTTTTGTAGCGGTTTCCCACAGGTTTAGCGACAATACAGCTCAATTTGTGCGTGCCAACGAATACGAATTAGGTATTAGAATTATTTCCCGTGAAATATACTCTCTGTGGTCATGGAACATCGATAAAATCGCAACCACGTATACATGCATCAAAAATTTTCTGAAAGAAAATCATAAACTAATATTTTCCAGCTGGACCTATGAACCTTTTCGATGTTACGAAATGTGttcttaaaaattactatGCAACTTATTAGTTTCGTAAAGATTATTAATCCTTTAACAATggttaacaaattaatatcACCGTGCGACTGTCTTTCCTTAAATTATAGAATGATGCAAAATGTAAGAATACacagatttataaatatgaaaatgctATTGACGATCATGTTCCGAATTagatacaaattattaacagAGACCGATATCTGAAATCGGTGAACTAGCATGGAAAAGCTACCTAGGAATGGTATATGGTCGAGTACGTAGAAGAATTATCATTGGCAGGCTGTGCCAATAGAAAAGAGGCGTGTCGCCGGGTTTGCGCAGTGTCCCATGAAACGTCAACGCGTTCAAATAGGATACCCATACCAAACTGAGCCGCAGGAGCACAACGTCAGGGGTGGAAAGAGGACACGAAGGGCACGGGGATGAAATCAATTTTCGTTATCGCCGTCAACCAGTCGCCCCATATTAATTCCATTATTAGTGTTTGTTTTCCACGTGTGTATTCTACCAGACGATAATTGTAGATTCGTTCTGAAATTATCCAAATTCTTGTACGATACAAGAACGCGAAAAATTAGTCATTCATCGCACTTTCCTACTAAAACAGGGATACggagtaaataaattttcaatttgatTAACTGCACATTTATATATAGCGCTTTCTACGCATAGCAATTTATAGCATAGCGATATTACTACATTTTGAAAAAGTGATTTGCTTTTGATTGTAATTTTGAGGTAGTTTTTATTGACTTGTTCGAGTTATTGGAAGTGCATTCTTATTGAAGCAGCTCTTTCATTTCACTTTATAAAACACGCATGATCCGAATGAATCAacagatttataataaaataattagaatataAAAGCAATGGAAAGCGTTCAAGTTATACTTGATATCAGGAAATGTCCGAATATTTACTTATAGTTGGTAGTATACATAACAATTAACACATCATAATTAATACATGTCGTATACCGTAACTCCTTTTAATCCATTAAATAACAACGTAAATTTATTGAAGTATACTACAAACAGTAGCAAAGTGTCATCAAATGCGATTTAGATAATTCTATCGTCCAGTCGATTTTTCATTATAACATATGAGTATATAACAAAAAACTACTTATATAGCTTTTCATAATTTGCTTAAACTTTCTGTAATTATATCTTCTAAAAATACGAAAGCCTGTTTTTTCGTTGAAGTCTCGAGTCTCTGTTGTTACAAGAAAAGACAGATAAGATATCCTTTGGTAATATTCCGAGATGAGTATCGAGCAAGGACGTCCGCAATACAAGAACGACGTGTGGTGGGCGAATTCTCTTCAAAAAGTCATTGAAGCCACGGAGGCTGCGCGAAGCACGAGTGTTCGGTGCTGATAAGGGATGCTCCGCCCTCGAAACCCCTAGAATCGTCCTCTCGCTACCCCTCAGCCATGGAATGGCAGGGTCAAGTTGTCGGGAGTCTCTTGCATCGACATGAAGTATTAATCTGACGGATTAGGAGGAGAGATAGGACGGAGATTAATTTTTAAGATGTTGAAAGACGTAAAGGATTACCCTGGGACGTTTAATTAGGACTGGTTCGGTCACGCTACCGTCTTTTATACGAAGAAAGCAAGTTTGTTACCAAGCTTTTTACTACTTTTAATTGAGCGTGTTTTTTTAAGcgaaaatgaataaaagagtTATAGCGATCGATACTATTACTTTTACTAGATTTATACTGTTATATATACTGGATACTATTactgaatttttttattgaaaatataaataatctgTACAATCTGGTCGAAATTAATATCATTGAAAGTAGGAAAGTGGTAATAACGTTGGTTGATAAACGGATATTCGTCCGATGCAATGGAATAACGGTAATaagttaaaacgtattacattataatatataaagtcAGTGAAGCAGTGACAAACAGTTTAGGATGATTTATCCACGGTAATACCCAATTTATATGATTAACTTTACTCGACGCTCGAAGCTTGTGTATCATGATAACGTAGTATACAATGATAATTGTTCAGAAAAAAGTTCCAATACTTAAGAAAACAAGTTATTTGAAAATGAACGATATCGATCGGAATTACGTTGCCAATtgaagataaaatataatacaacaaaGTGGTTTTGTCgactgataaaaaaaaaagaaaaatagaatatcTCACTATTCGTTGACGTAATAAATATACGATTCTAATCTATACGTATAtcacataatatatataatctatataatatatataaaaaatatagtccgcattagaaatatatacatacagtTTCTTCGGAAAGTAAATTAAAGATTTTACATTTAAACTTTTAGCAGGAGCGTAAACTTACTTCCCGGGGCGactgtatgtacatatgtgtgtatgtgtgaTTGTAGAATTATAACGATCTAAAAACGTCAAAGGATGTTAAAAAGCGTCTGtgttaattgcaattaataattcgTTAACCACCTTCGTATCACTATCATTCATATCACATGTATCTTTAACGTAAACGCATAGCtttaatacattaaattataattaggctgcaatatattacaatactatattttgagtattttatatatctctGCATAGTATGCGTACATTCTGTGCATTTTTACACCtccaaatttcctataaatacataaaagtCTGCAGTCTAATTATGATGATTCTGAATTTTGGATTATTTATATCGCGATTTAAAAGATGTTCCATTTAGAGTTACTAACGTATAAATACATTAACTATCACAAATATAACGTCACATTCATAACCACCAGTTAAATGATACGgtgaaaagagaagaatacTGTCGCGTTATTGCCATTGTAACAAGGGTCTGTCCTCATACTTCGGTTCGCTTTTAAACTTACAACATATTTACAAGCAAGCATTTTCAGCGGCTGTTCTCGTCGCAAGATCACAATACTGTCTTTTCCTCATACCGATTCATCGTGCTGTCAGTGAAACGCAAATATAAGGATGAGCAAAGGCACCGCTATGATGCATAACAAATAAATAGACGTTCTAGGTTCGCACGTGGAGACAACCACGTATTCTTCGTTCCATTGTGAGTCATTGCCACTCAATGGCAACTCTAAGACCGTCCTCTCGTTACTGAAGATTTTGAAAGGCAATGAACACTCTGTCGTGCTATTCTTGCAGGCGTGTACTGGATTCGAGATATTGTAGAGGGTCTTCAGCAGGTCGAAACGTACTCGTAAATAATTCGGCTGAATCTCGTTTTCAGAATTGAAGACGAAGAAATAATATCCGTTCGTAGGTACTCTGAAAAGTAGATTAAACATTGATAACGATAAAATTTTAACAGACAAGTAAAGATAGAATCATCCGAAATATCCGATTAATTCCACAGACACTTGATAATTTCATACACATTTAACAATAGCAATCGCATTCTCGCGATAAAATAATCCAGACATTGTAATCCATTTGAGTCAAATAATTCCTCAGCAACGAATGTAAATTTGTCGTCACGTATGTTcataaacattttttgttcaaaatacagttaaaGTATAATactgaaacgaaaaaaattcCCTCAAgattgttaaataatttattgatatGCCATAAACCGTACGATATCGCACATTCTAATCGTATATTTGGTATTCTTACAGGAATACTTTGCATTTAGGAGCACTTAAATTTTCTTAAGTCTTAGAATTATGCATTCTTGAACCTATGTGCCCCTTCGTATCACATAGCAGCACTCTTAAATTCCCTTAAGGTTTTCAAATTACTTAAACTTAGAATTTTTGCATTTCCTCAAATCTTTAAGTTTCCTAGTTTCGTTTAATCATCCAATAATATCTTTATATCTTTCTTCAACGTTCCATCTACGTACTTAAAGTTCTTTTCTCTTAGGTCTTAAATCATTAAACGGAATCTAAAATCTTGGAATCTGGATTCTTAGAACTCTTTAAACAGTTTTACTACTTATTATCAAAAAGCTTCTATACTATCTAATGTCTGTAGAGTTATGGAATATGAAATgaacatttttctcttttctatcTTTCTACTCGTGTGTTACTCATTATCGAAACGTAAAAAACTTAATAGAAATTATACTTCTATCAATATTTCTGAATTATTGATAACACGCAAAAATGATCGGaattcgtaatttttatataaaaataaccaATTGTTTTAGTCTTCGAGGAGGCCTCTCTGTTGCTAAAAGAAATCGTCACGTTATCTAAATGTCTGTTTACCTTTGAAATCTTATTTCTGCTATCATTTTAagtattcataaatatttataacggTTTACACGCAATATACCTGTATGTAACCGTGTTAGCGAACGAGGCGGTCAAATGTTCGCTTTCGTGTTTCGGCATACAATATCGATGTGGTGTTAAAGGTAAATTCAGAATCAGTCCTTTGCAATCCAAAAGCCGTTCCTCGGAGCTACTAAACGAGCTCCAAAATTCGGAATTACTTCTGTCGTTCAACGTCGTCTCGTTCACGGTACCCCTGTCCTCGGCTATGCCATCTGGATGCAATGTATCCTGatgtaacaaaaattataacaattataacaattatataataatgcagcttttaaaagaaatacttAATCGTAACAATATTTTATCCATTGTACCTcctatattaattctatatgAAACGACTTTCATTAATTCATACCCTGCTTATAAGCAGACACCTTTCCTCTAATGCTTCCATAATCTTTAATCGTTTCTTTCTATTTGACGTAACGCGATTGAACGATACTTATCAAACAAAGATTCATCTCTCTTATTGTTCCTGAGTTGAATCCGCGACAAATATTAACATTGCTTCGAAAATACCCTGATAAGAAAACTCTCGTACATTCTGTTAAATCCACGTGAATAAGTTGCAAACACCGCGAATAATTATGTTGACCTACTAATTTTTAATGAGGACAATACGAGCATCTGACCGTGTCTATCTCTGCACGATAAAATGTCGATTACGATCTATTAAATTGGACCGTTATCGCTGACGTATTTAACGTCGAGTTATTTACCGAATGAAATTGACATCGTGTGATAATCATCCGATCGAATTAGATTTAATCTGAACATAAGTCAACGATTAAACATCTCGTGGTAGCATCCTCCTCCTCCAccttaaatttcatttcgaaaCCTTATCGCGCATAATATTACATGCAACTGTTTTTTATCACTAGCTCGATGGAAATTTGCCGCTGTTAATTTATGTCCACGGAAAATTTTCTACAATCTTCCATGCTTCTACCTCAAATTCTTTGGAGTTACGTTTATCCTTTTAGTGATAATATCTTAAATACACACTGTCATAGATATAAGTATTTGGATACTAATTCGTTACAAGACTGTGGAGGTTTATGAAAATCCATATCTTTATGAACATGACTAAAGAAATAGAACTTAGAAATTTTGTATCACCTTCTAGGTATTAGAAAGAATATTccactttgaatatttgatatatttttacacattGTATGCATTTCTGTACTTTTTAAGTTcatataaatgcataaatattcgcaatCAACTTATATTTAGTAGAAACttcaagaaattttattgtacttattcttttacattatgagggaaacataatgtgaataaaataataaatttataataaaaataaaaagtattcaATTTGTACTAAATATCAGTAGGTATACGAATACTTATGGTCGACAAGGTACATAGAAAGAAGTCATTTTACCTCCTCGATAGCAGCATCGTCATCTTCATCTTCCTCCGTTAATTCCGTATGAAGAGGCGAAGACAAAATCAAGTCTCTTCGTCTTCTACGTTTCTCAGCATCCGAAAGTGTCTGATCGTTCATCGTCTTGTTCACTGCCTGCCATAGAGCTTCTCCCTCAGTACCCTTCTTCTCAATTTCAACCATCAGTTTTTTCAGTATCTTTTTACCCCGATAACCCAAAGAATTGACTTTTTCCAACACATCTCGAAGCACTTCTGCGGATGAAGCTTCCGCTTTTTCGATCTTCTCTTCAGGATTTACTGTCGTCTTCTCTTTGCTCGTCTGACTTTGCAGAAGATTTCCACGCCGGAGTTTTCGGTGTTTTTCTATCAATCCTCTTGTGTCGTTCATAACACTCACTACATTTTTCTTCATCAAGACTTCTTCAAAAGTTTTCATGAACATATTTTCCATCTGTTTGTTCCTAGTTTTCTGTGAATCATCATGGGGATATTGAGTAGGCGGCTTCTCGATGTTATCAGTTTCCACGAAGGTTCCTTCGTAATGGTGATGAGGGTTCTCCTTCTGCTTCTTTTTCGTGTCGAGCGTTTTGGCGAATAGTTCCGTGAGTATCACTTTCATAGCTTTGGCATCCAACTCGTGACTGTTGTAATGGTGTGTTATGGTGTTCATCGTGTGCTTCGAGCTGTTTAAAGCGTTAGCATGGTCCTTGTGATGAAACTGTATACCCTGCTGCACTCTCTTCATTTTCTCTGGCTCATTGCTAGGACTTTCACTCTATGAAACGTACATGAAATTTACATCGTTTTCGTTTTACATCCTGATAACATCGTGCTAATACAATATACGAGAATTACCTCAAGCGAACCATTCACTGTAAGGAAACCGGTCTCTTTAGCAACTTCCAGGAGTTCCTCCAATTCTTCGCTGCTATCGTCACCAATGAAGGCACATTCATGAAGATGTTTGTGACCGCGGATCATGGTTAAAGAAGCACCAGGCCATCTACCATAAAACccataaatttttactttttatcgaTACTTCCTCAATTTTATGCTTTACTTCAACTTCTTTTCACTTTTACATCAATACTACCTCACACAAGTGGATACAGTAACGCTACTACCACGAAGAAGATAGAAGCCCCAATATTCTTTCATGTCGTCCTCTAAAATCAAATGTCTTGTCATAGAAACGGGTAGAAACTCGTTTTCCATTTTTGGTTCATCATTCATCAGATAGGCGTTAAACGTGGTATTAACTTTAATGACTTGACTCTGCGAAGAATTTTTTCTCGATAATCGCATTATACTTAACAATGTTGCGATGAGCCGTGGGATTAgaacataataaaaatatgccTAGAGATAAAATGAGAATGTACTTACTTGACACCACGTGGTAGATACTTTCGCGTCGATAAGCCTTTGATCGGAAACGGTTAATGGATACAGTTGCTCGCAATAAACACGATATCGCAAGTATATCGGCCCAGCCACCAATACCGCAGGAAGAATCATTCCCAGTaagcataatcgaaataatctCAGAGGCACCTTGTACTGAGACCTACGAGGCTGCCAGTCTCTTGGACGAGCACCGTCCTCTACGAATTGTATAACTTTCATGAGAATCTTTCAGTTCAATGATTactcaaaattaattatagaaaCGAATGATAATGAGTAAAATGATTAGTTACAAGAGTAATTGaaagtttcaattttattatatcaggcatactttattttcattttgccaaaaatatttaagaatatattcgatataaatgtaatatagtTTGACTGTGAAGgataaatacataattaattcGCAGAAGATGCTCgtttatttacttattacgttacataaaTATTCACGCTAAATTACGCAACAGAATTATTTGTCGATCTTCTTTGTTAGATGATAAGATAGATAAGATCTTTGTTagatgaaagataaaattatGCGAGTCAGCCATGTTATTTTTGAAACTCTACACTCAAAATAAGCtacataaatttcatttatgtcTGTTcgttatttagaaatttaaaatgGTGTAATCGCTTCTAGTTTTAGCGACTCGTGATTGTGAAGATCGTGACGTAATTACGTGAAGAcacattaattaataaaatttcttctttgtCGACCTTATGTTTCTCGTTTGGAAAAGATTAGTTAAGTTTATTTTCTGAGACTTTGTTGAAAcaactataaaatatattataacactTTATAGACTTGTCTTAACAATCATACAATTGATAATCGTAGGAATAAGTGGGAAATTTTCCTTAGAAACGAAAGTTTTTATTTTGGTACGGAGTCACGAGTAACATCAATCCAGGATATTTTGAATCGCTATCTTGTTGACACAGTCTGTAGTAACAAAGTACGTATATTTTGGATTGAGATACATTCACGATAAGTAATAATCAATAATGACGACATACATTCGTATCGTACAAAGACTTGTAACATCTATGGAATCATTCCTTTTGAGGAGGATTTTTAAActattctattaatattttttaattaacgcttataaattatgaatgaaaaatatcaaatcaATTGGGACTTATAAAACTAAAATCAAGTAAAAGTTATAACAACTTAGTAATTGTGATTAAATAGGTTAGGGGTTAGGTCTTATGTCTGCGATCGAATGCGCAAGGTTATCAAACTAGCAGTCTTCCGCGAACGTCaaacgtatgtacatatatatatatatatatatatatacacatatatatgtatatatatgtatatgtatatatatatgtatatatgtatttattaaattcgaTAAGTGCAAGAGCAATAACTTTATCGGTTTGCTTTGAACCTAGCAAAAGTAATAACTCAAACCTATAATATTACcatgattattattttctgaaCATATGCGCTATTGATTTCTGCAATCTTATACATCTACAAATATGCAtgttttaaacaaatatatgtaaGTATAAAGTGATTCTAACTCCAAAAATATAGCTGCCGATAATGCATTTTATCTCAAAATCcattttctttcataaaatattttttataacaaaaaCTATATTAACTTTATTGAGTAAAAATAACGACAATGTTTTTATCTATtctataaatagataaatatggAATTAAGTGTTTAAGTACTTTATTATAGCTCCTACAATATATAACACTATTTATTCAATCAATATCAATGACATACGAATGTTGTATATTTGAGTTATCTATTGGAACTttgaaaacagaaaaagacacaaaattcgataaaatcaTTATCATTTCGGTACACTGAACGATAAAAGATATCAGTGCTCTTATTTAACGACATTTAAATCAGTTTAATCACTCCAATTGTTCCCAATTTACCATGATGcatataaatgcataaaatatatacatataaaaacttTTATATAGGTGCGctaagataaaaatttaaaaataagatactTATATCTTGCGCGAGAAGAAAGATTATTTACGGTGCTATTATGATCGCTATTATGAGCTACATTAAAGAAGAATATGCACGATTAAAGAATGAATGTGTTACATTTCGTTTCAAAGGGCAATACATTTCTTGGCTACTTACAGTGGCTTAAGTAAATACTATCATTACATAATTAGTTAATTCATCTATCAATGCTAATACGATTTTGATAGGCCGTGTTTAAAGCTCTACACTCGATTatagtatgtatatacatatatgatgCATGTATGCTTTGCAATGCACACATTTCTTAATACCACGTGGTAAAGGGAAAGAATGGAAAGAGAGAATATCATCGCAAAAAGATTAGTAGCTAAAACACGCACTTCACTTTGACTTAATATTTTGCTCAAAAATAGTtaaaatgtatacatatgcgtgataaattatttattttaaaacaacGCAATTTATGGAATCAAAACGGGttatgaagaagaagaacatgAATAGCGATTATCGCTTTACTATTACATCTTCGAAATGATTGATGAAATATACGAACAAAATAAAGCATACCAAGTATATCTATTTTTAATGGCGTCGTTGGCATTCTCCTAGTAGAAACGCGGTATAGACACTCAGAATCACTATTTTCACACGTGGATAGTATTAAAAGCAATAACAGAAACAAACACACATTATATACGTTGATGATtcattaacaaaaatatataatacgtaGTTTGTAAAGAACAGcaattctttttaaataaaaataattctttttccaaattttttattgattactacaattaaaaagaatgtttaaattatttctctttttaaaaaagtttataactttatttccactgatatttacaataaatgtaTAATTCATTAAATGAATACATAGTTATATTTATGCAAACGGGAAATTACGTATGTAAATATACGATGCGTATCGTCTGCTGTCAACAGATCGACTGAATCAGTGAACGAATATGTCATGTTTTGTATCAGTATCTTATCAAATTTTACTGTGCTCTGGATAAGCTACGATCTATACATCTATTTGCACAAAATCATGGCACTATCGTTATCCATCTTTGCCATCAAAATATTGCAGTTATCTAAAGTATGGTAAACACGACCATACGGCACCAAAAGCACACATACGTacataattttccttttttcctcaGTTAATGCGAAACTACAAAATACTAAACTACCTAAAAAGTAATATTTGcgcaaaaaattaattttttaattttaaaatataaagctatcacattttttccaaaatactaCTTACTTCTTCagtaaatgtataaattttgtttaaaagaaatatttaatataacataCTTTTATACACAATTCTATACACAAAAAGATAATACAAAAATGCTATAATTACTTGCATGTGTAggtata
This region includes:
- the LOC126872199 gene encoding uncharacterized protein LOC126872199, with the protein product MPTTPLKIDILEDGARPRDWQPRRSQYKVPLRLFRLCLLGMILPAVLVAGPIYLRYRVYCEQLYPLTVSDQRLIDAKVSTTWCQSQVIKVNTTFNAYLMNDEPKMENEFLPVSMTRHLILEDDMKEYWGFYLLRGSSVTVSTCVRWPGASLTMIRGHKHLHECAFIGDDSSEELEELLEVAKETGFLTVNGSLESESPSNEPEKMKRVQQGIQFHHKDHANALNSSKHTMNTITHHYNSHELDAKAMKVILTELFAKTLDTKKKQKENPHHHYEGTFVETDNIEKPPTQYPHDDSQKTRNKQMENMFMKTFEEVLMKKNVVSVMNDTRGLIEKHRKLRRGNLLQSQTSKEKTTVNPEEKIEKAEASSAEVLRDVLEKVNSLGYRGKKILKKLMVEIEKKGTEGEALWQAVNKTMNDQTLSDAEKRRRRRDLILSSPLHTELTEEDEDDDAAIEEDTLHPDGIAEDRGTVNETTLNDRSNSEFWSSFSSSEERLLDCKGLILNLPLTPHRYCMPKHESEHLTASFANTVTYRVPTNGYYFFVFNSENEIQPNYLRVRFDLLKTLYNISNPVHACKNSTTECSLPFKIFSNERTVLELPLSGNDSQWNEEYVVVSTCEPRTSIYLLCIIAVPLLILIFAFH